A DNA window from Mobula birostris isolate sMobBir1 chromosome 3, sMobBir1.hap1, whole genome shotgun sequence contains the following coding sequences:
- the LOC140194576 gene encoding granzyme K-like has translation MEVSLYNLLVLSIVIFLAPAYPGAKIIGGHEVELHSRPYMASLQLYIGSKQYAPYCGGVLITPKWVLTAAHCEKTIASGQFVEAVLGKHSLSNFEESEQRLRVIKQIPFTKYDKTTKEDDIMLLKLETAAKINQYVNVLNLPKGGITDMKSGTTCTVAGWGKTKTGNYSDTLQEVEVEVIDRRTCNSKDYYNHRPEITQDMICVGDRKGRADSCQGDSGGPLICCKKYTGIVSFGGKDCTDPQKPGVYTLLTKKYIDWIQCTTGFATEEC, from the exons ATGGAAGTATCACTGTACAATCTGCTTGTTTTGTCAATTGTCATCTTCCTAGCTCCGGCGT ATCCCGGAGCTAAAATTATTGGAGGTCACGAAGTTGAACTGCATTCCAGACCTTATATGGCATCTCTCCAACTATATATCGGAAGCAAACAGTACGCTCCCTATTGCGGAGGTGTTTTGATCACACCGAAATGGGTACTAACTGCAGCACACTGTGAAAA AACAATTGCATCAGGCCAGTTTGTTGAAGCAGTTCTTGGAAAACATTCTCTTTCAAACTTTGAGGAAAGTGAACAAAGACTGCGCGTCATCAAACAGATTCCCTTTACAAAATACGACAAGACGACTAAGGAAGATGATATCATGCTCCTGAAA CTCGAGACTGCTGCAAAAATCAACCAGTATGTGAATGTACTCAACCTACCCAAAGGAGGAATCACTGACATGAAATCTGGAACAACGTGCACCGTGGCAGGATGGGGAAAAACAAAAACAGGCAATTACTCTGACACACTTCAAGAGGTGGAGGTCGAGGTAATTGATCGGCGAACATGCAACAGCAAGGATTATTACAATCATAGACCTGAAATAACCCAGGACATGATCTGCGTTGGTGACAGAAAAGGCAGAGCAGATTCTTGTCAG GGTGATTCAGGCGGCCCTTTGATATGCTGCAAAAAGTATACTGGGATTGTGTCCTTTGGCGGAAAAGACTGTACAGATCCCCAAAAGCCTGGGGTGTACACTTTACTAACAAAGAAATACATTGATTGGATTCAGTGTACAACTGGTTTTGCCACTGAAGAATGCTGA